ATCGAGCAGTTTTTGACTCCAACGGCAAGGTAAAATGGAGGTCGATGTCGAAGGGAACATTTAGGTTCAGGAATACGCCGCTGTCTCGGCCTTATGGCGGGTCGAATGTACAATCAGGCGTAAACAGACCTGAGAAATGGACAAACTGCTGGATATCCGACCCGCATCAGGCCCTGCCGCAATCGATAGAGATTGAGTTTGATGAAACTAAAGTTGTCAGCAGAGTCGATCTAATCTTTGACCCTGATCTTGACCGGAACATATACTGGCCGCCGCCGTACGGTCGGCTTGGGTCGGGAATGGTTGAGACAATCGTGCGGGATTATGTTATATCGCTTCACGATGGGTCGGGTTGGAAGGAAGCAGCCGTTGTCGTCGGCAACTACCAACGCTGCAGATCACACACGTTTGCCGATATTGCCGCGAAAGGAATCAGAGTTGATTGCCTGGCAACTCACGGCTCCCAATCGGCTAGAATTTACGAAATACGGGCTTTTGGTCCAAAGAAACAAGGAGAATTGTATGAAAAGTAGTCGAGTCCTGCGGAAATTGAGAGCAGGTGAGATAGTAAGCTCTTTGAAGCTGAATCTGGACAGTTCCAGGGCCGCTGAAATGGCGGCAATGGCTGGGATTGACTGCCTGTGGCTTTGCATGGAGCATGTGCCTAATGATCTTGCCTTGATCGAGAGGCAAATATTGGCGGCAAAGGCTTATGATACGGACACGATGGTAAGGATCCCAAGAGGCTGCTACAGCGATTACATTAGGCCGCTTGAACTGGACGCGACCGGTATTATGGTCCCGCATATAATGAGCCTGGAAGATGCGAAAAATGTTGTTAGGATGACTCGTTTTCACCCACTCGGCAGACGGCCGATAGACGGCGGCAACTCGGACGGCGATTTCTGCGCGGCCGAAATGATCGAGTATATGGAATTTGCCAACCGCGAGAGGTTCATTACTGTTCAAATAGAAGACCCTGAACCCCTGGACGAATTGGAAGAGATTGCAGCCCTGGACGGCATAGACATGCTCTTCTTCGGACCCGCCGACTTCAGCCAGGGAATCGGAGCGCCGGGTCAATGGGACGCCCCCAGAATTACCGAGACTCGCAAGCGAGTGGCGGAAGTGGCCATAAAGCACGGCAAGTTTGCGGGAACTCCGGGCAGCCCTGAGAAGATTGAAGAGCTTGTTGACCTGGGCTACAGGTTCCTTCCGATGGGATCGGACGTGAGGACGCTTTCCGTTTTCTTCAACGATGTCGTATGCAAATTTAATGAGAAAGCCAGGGAATATAACAAGTAAATGAGGGTAAACTCCAACTGGACGTTTGTCGAAGTAGATCAAAAAATTGCCGAAGAAATGCGCTCTCTTATGCCTGAGCGCATCTTCGATACGCATGCGCATATCTATCGAATTCGTGATCTTCAGCTATCCGGCTCAAATATAATTACCCAAGGCCCGGATGTGGCAGACATTGAGCTCTGGAAGAAACACATAGGCATGCAGGTCGGCAAAAGTAAGCTGGTCGGCGGACTGTTCATGGGTTATCCCTGCATCAAAGACCTGAACGAAGCAAATCAGTTCACAATCTCGCAGGCAAGCAGCGCTAAAGATAACAGCAAGGCGCTGCTTGTCGTCTCACCGGATTCGAGCCAGGATGAGATCGCCAAGTTATGCGAACTGCCTGTTGTACGCGGGTTCAAACCATATCACACAATGAGCAAGCACACTCCGACTTATAATGCTCAAGTGGGCGAGTATCTGCCTGAGTGGATCTGGCGTGTCGCAAATGACAGGGGCATGGTCATCATGCTTCACCTCGTCCGATACGCTGCACTCTCAGACAAAGGAAATCTGGACTGCATCCGGCGGATGTGCGAGAAGTATCCTGATGCCAGGCTTGTGCTGGCGCACTGCGGCCGAGGCTTTTGTGCATGCAACACAATCAACGGCATTTCGACACTTAAGGGTTTGGAAAACGTCTGGTTCGATACATCGGGTATCTGTGAAGCTGAAGCCATCATGGCTGTCCTCGAAGAGTTTGGTCCGAGAAGGCTCCTGTGGGGAAGCGATTTTCCCATATCCGAGCAGCGAGGCAAGTTTGTAACGGTCGGCGACGGTTTTGCATTTATCACGCCGGAAAGCGCAGACGAGTCTGATTCTTCATTCTGCCGCCCGGCTTTGACGGGTCTTGAATCACTGAGAGCGCTGGTGAATGCCGCGCACTCTTTCGGCTTGAACAAGACCGACTTGCAAGACATCTTCTGTGACAATGCACTGGCTCTGCTTTCGATAAATGAAAGTGATACTACTCTCAGCCAGCAACTCTATACTCACGCAAAGAAGCGAATTCCCGGCGGTGTGCAACTGCTGAGCAAACGTCCTGAGATGATGGCTCCGGACCAGTGGCCGCCGTACTCCGGACAGGCGCGAGGCTGTGAAGTGTGGGACATAGACGGCAGGCATTATTATGACATGTCCACCAACGGAATCGGATCATGCCTGCTGGGCTTTCGCGACCCGGACGTTACCCAGGCAGTGCGGCGCAGGATCAATCTTGGTAGTATGAGCAGCCTCAATCCTCCCGAGGAAGTGGAGTTGGCTGACACGCTCTGCAAGATCCACCCCTGGGCCGAACAAGTCAGATTCGGCAGAAGCGGAGGAGAAGCCGCGGCTATAGCGGTGCGGATCGCACGCGCAACTACTGACCGCTCAGTTGTGACTATCTGTGGATATCATGGCTGGCACGACTGGTATCTTGCGGCAAACCTGGCCGAGAATGATTCACTGCGCGGTCACCTGCTTGCCGGTCTCGACCCGCTGGGCGTGCCAAGAGAGCTTAGAGGAACGGCTTTCACTTTCAAATACAATGACAGAGCGGCACTTCAGGCAATTTTGGATCAACACGGCGAAAAACTGGCCGCCATCATAATGGAGCCGTGCCGCTACAACAACCCTGAGCCTGGATTTTTGGAGTTTGTGAGGGACTCTGCGCACAAGTGCGGGGCATTGTTGATATTCGATGAAATAACTATCGGCTGGAGGCTTCACTTCGGAGGAGCGCACCTCAAACTGGGAGTAAACCCCGACATTGCCGTTTTCGCGAAGGCCTTGGGTAATGGACATCCGGTTGCAGCGATTATTGGTTCGGCAGAAGCGATGAGCGGCGCACAGTCGTCGTTTATCAGCAGCACATACTGGACAGAATCCGTCGGGCCTGCGGCAGCTCTCGCCACAATAGGCAAGATGAAAAGCGCAAATGTGGTGGAAAATGTTGCGCGCGTAGGATCGCTGATATCTGATAGTTGGAACAGACATGCTGCAACAACCGGGCTGCCGGTAGTCGCCGGAGACGGTTACCCCTGCCTTGCCCACTTCAGGTTTGAACATAAACAGAGCGCCGAACTGCGCACTCTCTACACTCAGCTTATGCTCGATAGAAGCTTTCTGGCAGGCTGCAGTATCTACCCCACCCTTGCGCACACTGACGATGTGATTGAGCTTTATGATAAAGCGGTTGGAGAGGTCTTCGAAGAGATTAGCCAGGCGCTTGACTCAAACACGGTACGCGAGAAGCTGCGAGGGCAACCAGCTCACAGCGGATTTCAACGTCTGCTTTGATCGATATTACGCACTGAATAGGGACAGAATTCTTACATCTGCTCAAGACAACCGCTTTACTTACTAGTCTTGAGCAGATATAAGAAGAACGGCGCGCCCAGCATAGCTGTAACGATACCGACAGGCAGCCCACTCGGAGGCAGGACCACTCGCGAGATCAAATCAGCTAGCACTGTAAGCACGGCTCCGCCTATCGCGGCAGTCGGAATGAGGATCCTGTGATCAGGCCCGAAAATCTTTCTACAGATATGCGGCACAACCAGCCCTACAAACCCGATTATCCCGCTAACAGCCACCGCAGCAGACGTGATGAGCGACGCTACAGCGATAATCACGATCTTGAGATTCTCAGTCTCGATGCCTAAATGACGCGCTGTCTCCTCACCCATGGAAAAGACATTGAGGTCTCGCGCAAATGCAAACAGCGCGATCAGCCCGAATGCGGCAAACGGAGCGGCTATACGCGTGTAGCCCCATGGATCGGCAGCGTCGAAGCTGCCTAAGAGCCAGAAAATAATACTCGACTGCACACCATCCGGGCCATGAGGCGCAAGAGCAATTACAAAACTCAGCATTGCCCACAGAAACGACCCTACCACTATCCCCGCCAGCAAAAATGAATGAATCGATACTCTTCCGGCGGACCTGGCAAGCGCATATACGATAAACATTGCGCCCATGGCAAAAACGAATGCGACCACAGGCACGCCATATCCGCCCGCAACCGTGCTCAGACCGAGAATAGTCGCGAGCCCCGCTCCTAAGGCTGCGCCGGACGAGACTCCCACCGTATATGGGTCAGCAAGAGGGTTCAAAAGCAGACCCTGCAAGGCCGCGCCAGCCATCGCAAGCAAGGCTCCAACAATAAGCGCAAGGAGTGCGCGAGGGACACGGATATCCCAGACAATGGTCCGGTCCATCTCGCTGACACCGAGGGCGCTGCCCGCCAGACCGGGCAGATGCGATCCGACAACCCGAACTACTGCGCCGACCGGCACACTGCTCTCACCGTAGGAAACATCGAATGCAAAAGCAAGCGCAAGTAATATAAGAAGCGAAACGCATCCGATCATTATGCGTCTGAATATATGAGACTCGCCTGTGGGTTTCATGATATGCCAAGTATACGCGAGCACACGATAAAGATCAACATTTGACACCACCAACCAGTCAGTTATAATAAGAATGGGAATAAGTCAGGAGTAAATATATGGACAACGAGCAGATCATCCGTAACTTGCGAGGGCAGTTGCTGATTGAAAGAATCTTTTTTGCCCTCATCGCAATTATCCTCATCACCATCTGGGGCATCGGACGCCTCCATGGCGATAAATCTATAATAGTAGTTGACGGTAAACCCGTGGTATGCGTGCCGTCAGAGCAGGAAGCAAGAGGTGTAATTCAGGAAGTTAAACGCAAGACCGGCTGCGACCCCGCCGAGATCGAGTTCAAACAGGAAGTGCGCGTGGCGCGAGCGCCGGGAAATGCGCGTCCGGTGAGCCGTCACATGGCCGTAAGAGTCGTTCAGCACGTTGTCTCGCCCGTTGCGCCGAGGTGGTCGGTTATTGTGGACGGCAAGCCTATAGTTGCTGTGCCGAATCGCAAGACCGCCGGAGAAGTGCTGGAACTCGCTAAGATGAGATTCGGGCAGATGGCCAAAAACCTGGTCGAGGAGCCGCAGTTTAAGGAAAATGTGACTGTCGATGTAGCCGCTATAGACCCTTCGCTCTACTGCAAAACAGCCGAGCAGGCCGTGAAGCTCATATTTGATTCCAAAGAACCCGTCAGAAGAGACGCAATATATATCGTAGAAAACGGGGATGTCGCATCCTCGATTGCATCAAGAAATCATCTGAGTCTGGACGAACTGTCCACACTTAACCCCGGTGTAAATCTTGCCCGCCTACAAATTGGCGATAAGATAAGGATCAAGCAGACGCAGGCGCGCAAGGCCGGACTGACGGTTATCGTCCGCGATCAGAGCGAGCGTATTGAAAAGACTCCTGCACCCGTTCAGAGGGTATCCAGCGCAACACTTTTTGCCGGCAAGAGCGTAGAGCTGTCGCCTGGCGCATCAGGCAAACGCCAGGTGAAGGTCGCCACGATCTATGAAAATGGTTGCAAAGTCGGCAGTGAGACTATTGAAGAAGTAATTCTACACGAACCTTCACCCAGAAGGATCGCGGTAGGCATCAAAGCCAGGTGATGGTTGAGGGATAAACGGGGGAGCGATATAGAATCGCTCCCCCGTTTCAATGTTTTCTTACTTATAGAAACCGCACAACACGCCATTGCCTTTGTCTGCCATTGCCTTTGTCATATCACTAATAGTATAGTATCTACTATTTCCTGATGAAGACCCCGGGTCATTACAGATAATGTAGTTCGGGTCATATCCAATAGCGGCAATATAATGACCTCCACTATATCCATACGGTCGATCCGTCAGATAGCCGGCCGTAACATGAACAAGCACCGGTCTGCCTGCTGCAATCTCGGCCTTGAGACCATCAACGGTCAACGTCGAACTATAGACATGGCTAAGGCTAAATGGCCAGCCATTGGCGGCACTGGCCAACTCAGTGAGACTCGTTCCATTCATGTCATTACCACAAGTATCGCGGCCCAGAAATGACCAGACATTTACAATGTCCTGTGTAGACGGTCCCCTTCCAAGGGCATATGCTGAGCACATGGATAAAGACGCAGGACCGCAACTGCCCGATCCACAGCTATTACCATTGAGCGTGTAAAACTGCGACACAAACGGAACACTCAAAAATGCGGAATCAGGAGGATCCAAAGCTGAAAGTTGAATTCCATATACTTCTATCTCACCAACAAACATCCATGCCGTATTTGACGCCGTATTCTTTTTTGTCAATGTGACGGTCACAGTCTTTGCCTGGGTTGAGCCATAGTGCGTTGTCCAAGCATTTGGAAGACCTGTATTCACTTTGGTTGTGCCGAAGTCTGTTGTAATTGAATCGGGGCTGTACGTTATGGTTGGCACATTCCCTGTATTGATGCGAATGGCCCTAATATCGCAAATCGCACGCAGATTAATCACCAAGGTAACAGTCATCGTTTTACCCCGAACACTATTCCGCCATCCGACGCAACCGTCTTCCACCCCTTGATTTGACGAGAATGTAAGTAAACCGTCCGTTATATCGGATAACGACACGCCTACAGATGAAGCATTCTCGTCACCGTTCACAACTGTAGCAGTCACAGGCTTGCCTAAGGCAAGATTTGTTTCGGTCTCACAAATTGAGGCTGATTCGGCAGATGAAATCGTTATCATAAGCAGCATGCAAACAATAATCCCGCAATACATCTTACACGTCATTCATTTCTCCTTGATCCGCTTGCCACTCTCGCTCAAACAATTGATTTAGCAATTTGTGTTATTATGCCTATTGATAGAAGTAACGCAGCCCGCCGGTATTGCAGCTACCATTACAATCGTCCAGTATAGCAGCCAGCATATCGGAATTGCTGTAGTATATCTGCGCGCCGGAAGAATTTATAGGATCGTTGCAAATTATGTGATTATCATCATAGCCTATGACAGCCACATAATGGCCGCCTCTCCAATCATATGGGCGGTTTGACAGATGCGAACAAACCACATGAACTACCATCGGCCTGCCTGCATCCAGCTCATCTTTTATCGTCTGCAGTGAAGTGATAGATACGGTTGAGACATGGCTGAGACTAAAAGGCCAACCGCGAGCAGCATTTCTGAGCTGAGTCAAGCTCGTCCCATTCAAGTCATTTCCGCATTCGTAACTGTAATCGTATGAGCTTGAATGGCCGTGGACAAACGACCACACTTTTTTGATATCGCTGACTTGAGGCGCTCTTCCAAGCGCATAGGCAGCACACATAGAAAGCGATGCAGGGCCGCAGCTGCCGCTTCCACCATCGGAGCAGTAAGCATCACTGAAGTGCTGTGGCAAAAATGTCACCGGCAATAACACGCCGGTGGGCGGCGGCGGTGTCTCTATAACCTTTCCATACACTTCAATCTCTCCAATAAACATCCAGTTTCTGTTTGCCGCCGTATTCGTCTTTTTCAATGTAATAGTAACCGTTGAGGCATCTATCGTGGTAGTGGCATAGTGCGCAGTCCAGGCGTTAGGCACTCCGTTAACACTCGTGGTCCCAAATGGTGTTGTCATTGTATCAGCCGCCAGGGTTGCCAAAGGCAGGTTCCCCGGGTTGTAGCGTATAGCGCTTATAGTGCAGCTAGCGCCCAGGTTAATCTGAACGGTGACAGTCATTGTTCGACCGCGGACGCTGTTTCGCCAACCCACACAACCGTCATTCTGCCTTTGCTCCGGTGAGATAAAAGCAAGGGACCCATCGGTTATATCAGATGAAGATTCACCCTCATATGCCAGATTGGCGTCATTGTTCACCACCGTGACGGTAGCGGTCTTGTTTACAGCGAGATTTGCCGCAGTGGCACACCCGCTGCCAAGCGCGTCAGCGGATATACTAATGGCGAGAAATGCGCAAATAATCAGAAGTCTCAGCCATATTATTCTATTCCTGCACATATTCCTCAAAATTGTTCTATTCCTCCGTGTCCGAACCATTCAGCATATAGCCCAGGCCGGTCGAGGTATACGGCGAAAACCCACCATAGCCCCTGACACTCGTAGCGGAATATTGAGTAAACTGGCAGCACAATCCTGCTAAATCAGTCTGATTGACTATCTTAAACATCAGGCTGTTAAGCCCACTGTGAAGAGTGATCGCAAATGGTCCATCATCGCCATAAACGACACCGCGACCCGCTGAACACACATTCTGATCTACACGTAAAATTTCTGGCGTTGCGTTACTTGTGTCATCACCATTGAGCCAGACCCGGCACCAGTCATTGCACCCTGTGTTGAGGTATACGCTCGGACTATCCGTTTGTGACCATATATAAAGGTGGACGTATATCACGCTGTGCTCTACATCTGCAGGAGCAAGCACGCTGTCCAGAGCCAGTATGTCGAACTGACTCTGCACGCGCTTCCAAGTGCAACTGCCCACCACATCACCGATCCTTGGCATAGCGGCAAACTCATCTACACCGGTATACGCTTTTATAAAATCAACGTCCAGCAGTTCGTAATCGTTGGTATGGCTCGAATCCTTGAACGGGCCGAGCACAAGCCATTCTCTGGGATATTTATATTTGCCGGGGAAAGGAAGCGCATGAAATGCGCTGCCTGCATATGTCCAATCGGCGTATTCTCTTCTCATATACAGATTTGTGCCGTCTGCAATACCTCGTACTCTCACTGCTTGGCCGGTGGTAGGCTTGGTCATAGATCCACAATAGACCTTTATTTGCGTTGCGCTTCCATCGCTGATCATAAAGTAGTTACTGCCGGCGCTTTTTACCTTGCCCCATGTCAGAACAAAAAGCCCGCGGGCGTTGTCCTTGGCAAGCGCGGTGTTGTTCATCCCGTATGCTTCCAGAGGCACGTAGGCGCCGGTCTTTTGAATAGTGCTGACATTTATATACTTGCCGGTAGTGTCTGAGGCGATGGCGCCGGTAATTGTCACGTCATCACCGATACCGACTCCCTTTGCCGCAAGCGAGGATACATAAAACCGTGCGCCTTCCATACGATTGGTATCTTCGATGTGACCGTAATCAGTTGTTATTCCGCCTGTGCCGCCCACGGCAGTAATTCGAACATTTGCGAGATTGACAGAATCTCCAACATTTAAGTTACGAAGCCCAAGTTGAGCATATG
The Armatimonadota bacterium DNA segment above includes these coding regions:
- a CDS encoding aldolase/citrate lyase family protein, producing MKSSRVLRKLRAGEIVSSLKLNLDSSRAAEMAAMAGIDCLWLCMEHVPNDLALIERQILAAKAYDTDTMVRIPRGCYSDYIRPLELDATGIMVPHIMSLEDAKNVVRMTRFHPLGRRPIDGGNSDGDFCAAEMIEYMEFANRERFITVQIEDPEPLDELEEIAALDGIDMLFFGPADFSQGIGAPGQWDAPRITETRKRVAEVAIKHGKFAGTPGSPEKIEELVDLGYRFLPMGSDVRTLSVFFNDVVCKFNEKAREYNK
- a CDS encoding aminotransferase class III-fold pyridoxal phosphate-dependent enzyme, giving the protein MRVNSNWTFVEVDQKIAEEMRSLMPERIFDTHAHIYRIRDLQLSGSNIITQGPDVADIELWKKHIGMQVGKSKLVGGLFMGYPCIKDLNEANQFTISQASSAKDNSKALLVVSPDSSQDEIAKLCELPVVRGFKPYHTMSKHTPTYNAQVGEYLPEWIWRVANDRGMVIMLHLVRYAALSDKGNLDCIRRMCEKYPDARLVLAHCGRGFCACNTINGISTLKGLENVWFDTSGICEAEAIMAVLEEFGPRRLLWGSDFPISEQRGKFVTVGDGFAFITPESADESDSSFCRPALTGLESLRALVNAAHSFGLNKTDLQDIFCDNALALLSINESDTTLSQQLYTHAKKRIPGGVQLLSKRPEMMAPDQWPPYSGQARGCEVWDIDGRHYYDMSTNGIGSCLLGFRDPDVTQAVRRRINLGSMSSLNPPEEVELADTLCKIHPWAEQVRFGRSGGEAAAIAVRIARATTDRSVVTICGYHGWHDWYLAANLAENDSLRGHLLAGLDPLGVPRELRGTAFTFKYNDRAALQAILDQHGEKLAAIIMEPCRYNNPEPGFLEFVRDSAHKCGALLIFDEITIGWRLHFGGAHLKLGVNPDIAVFAKALGNGHPVAAIIGSAEAMSGAQSSFISSTYWTESVGPAAALATIGKMKSANVVENVARVGSLISDSWNRHAATTGLPVVAGDGYPCLAHFRFEHKQSAELRTLYTQLMLDRSFLAGCSIYPTLAHTDDVIELYDKAVGEVFEEISQALDSNTVREKLRGQPAHSGFQRLL
- a CDS encoding iron ABC transporter permease, which gives rise to MIGCVSLLILLALAFAFDVSYGESSVPVGAVVRVVGSHLPGLAGSALGVSEMDRTIVWDIRVPRALLALIVGALLAMAGAALQGLLLNPLADPYTVGVSSGAALGAGLATILGLSTVAGGYGVPVVAFVFAMGAMFIVYALARSAGRVSIHSFLLAGIVVGSFLWAMLSFVIALAPHGPDGVQSSIIFWLLGSFDAADPWGYTRIAAPFAAFGLIALFAFARDLNVFSMGEETARHLGIETENLKIVIIAVASLITSAAVAVSGIIGFVGLVVPHICRKIFGPDHRILIPTAAIGGAVLTVLADLISRVVLPPSGLPVGIVTAMLGAPFFLYLLKTSK
- a CDS encoding G5 domain-containing protein, whose amino-acid sequence is MDNEQIIRNLRGQLLIERIFFALIAIILITIWGIGRLHGDKSIIVVDGKPVVCVPSEQEARGVIQEVKRKTGCDPAEIEFKQEVRVARAPGNARPVSRHMAVRVVQHVVSPVAPRWSVIVDGKPIVAVPNRKTAGEVLELAKMRFGQMAKNLVEEPQFKENVTVDVAAIDPSLYCKTAEQAVKLIFDSKEPVRRDAIYIVENGDVASSIASRNHLSLDELSTLNPGVNLARLQIGDKIRIKQTQARKAGLTVIVRDQSERIEKTPAPVQRVSSATLFAGKSVELSPGASGKRQVKVATIYENGCKVGSETIEEVILHEPSPRRIAVGIKAR
- a CDS encoding C39 family peptidase; this translates as MTCKMYCGIIVCMLLMITISSAESASICETETNLALGKPVTATVVNGDENASSVGVSLSDITDGLLTFSSNQGVEDGCVGWRNSVRGKTMTVTLVINLRAICDIRAIRINTGNVPTITYSPDSITTDFGTTKVNTGLPNAWTTHYGSTQAKTVTVTLTKKNTASNTAWMFVGEIEVYGIQLSALDPPDSAFLSVPFVSQFYTLNGNSCGSGSCGPASLSMCSAYALGRGPSTQDIVNVWSFLGRDTCGNDMNGTSLTELASAANGWPFSLSHVYSSTLTVDGLKAEIAAGRPVLVHVTAGYLTDRPYGYSGGHYIAAIGYDPNYIICNDPGSSSGNSRYYTISDMTKAMADKGNGVLCGFYK
- a CDS encoding C39 family peptidase, encoding MCRNRIIWLRLLIICAFLAISISADALGSGCATAANLAVNKTATVTVVNNDANLAYEGESSSDITDGSLAFISPEQRQNDGCVGWRNSVRGRTMTVTVQINLGASCTISAIRYNPGNLPLATLAADTMTTPFGTTSVNGVPNAWTAHYATTTIDASTVTITLKKTNTAANRNWMFIGEIEVYGKVIETPPPPTGVLLPVTFLPQHFSDAYCSDGGSGSCGPASLSMCAAYALGRAPQVSDIKKVWSFVHGHSSSYDYSYECGNDLNGTSLTQLRNAARGWPFSLSHVSTVSITSLQTIKDELDAGRPMVVHVVCSHLSNRPYDWRGGHYVAVIGYDDNHIICNDPINSSGAQIYYSNSDMLAAILDDCNGSCNTGGLRYFYQ